The following coding sequences are from one Phenylobacterium glaciei window:
- the ctrA gene encoding response regulator transcription factor CtrA — protein MRVLLIEDDSATAQSIELMLKSEGFNVYTTDLGEEGVDLGKIYDYDLILLDLNLPDMSGMDVLRTLRVGKINTPIMILSGSAEIDTKVKTFGAGGDDYMTKPFHKDELVARIHAVVRRSKGHAQSVIKTGDITVNLDAKTVEVNSSRVHLTGKEYQMLELLSLRKGTTLTKEMFLNHLYGGMDEPELKIIDVFICKLRKKLAAAADGKHHIETVWGRGYVLRDPQENAVAA, from the coding sequence ATGCGCGTACTGTTGATCGAGGACGACAGCGCTACTGCGCAGAGCATCGAGTTGATGCTCAAGTCGGAAGGCTTCAACGTCTATACGACGGACCTCGGCGAAGAGGGCGTGGATCTGGGCAAGATCTACGACTACGACCTCATTCTGCTGGACCTGAACCTGCCCGACATGAGCGGCATGGACGTGCTCCGCACCCTGCGCGTCGGCAAGATCAACACCCCGATCATGATCCTGTCGGGCTCCGCCGAGATCGACACCAAGGTTAAGACCTTCGGCGCCGGCGGCGACGACTACATGACCAAGCCCTTCCACAAGGACGAGTTGGTCGCCCGCATCCACGCCGTGGTCCGCCGCTCCAAGGGCCACGCGCAATCGGTTATCAAGACCGGCGACATCACCGTGAACCTCGACGCCAAGACTGTCGAAGTGAACTCCAGCCGCGTCCACCTGACCGGCAAGGAATACCAGATGCTGGAGCTGCTCTCGCTCCGCAAGGGCACCACGCTCACCAAGGAGATGTTCCTGAACCATCTCTACGGCGGCATGGACGAGCCCGAACTGAAGATCATCGACGTGTTCATCTGCAAGCTGCGCAAGAAGCTGGCCGCGGCCGCCGACGGCAAGCACCACATCGAAACCGTCTGGGGCCGTGGCTACGTGTTGCGCGACCCCCAAGAGAACGCTGTCGCGGCCTAA
- a CDS encoding LytTR family DNA-binding domain-containing protein, translating to MGWADLKGWTRDVAGAAAVGLFVGVIGPFGSYSNGSALVRVAYWVAVMVLGVLIYGTALRLAHRLARIWRLPAWAGFLTAVVIAAAPMAGVCVLIASQVWPFLTLSPLTWYLECLVMGLPLAAGYELLLRRDARRAKARGEPPRRFGREVICLQMEDHYVRVHTAVRSELILMRLSDAVARTGREGLQVHRSWWVARDAVTEVIRDGRNLRLKLLNGLEVPVARRAVVRLKALGLEPS from the coding sequence ATGGGCTGGGCGGATCTGAAGGGCTGGACGCGGGACGTCGCCGGGGCGGCGGCGGTCGGCCTGTTCGTGGGCGTGATCGGGCCCTTCGGCAGCTATTCCAACGGCTCGGCGCTGGTGCGCGTCGCCTACTGGGTCGCGGTCATGGTGCTGGGCGTCCTGATCTACGGAACCGCGCTGCGGCTGGCCCATCGCCTCGCCCGCATCTGGAGGCTTCCGGCCTGGGCCGGCTTCCTGACCGCGGTCGTGATCGCGGCCGCGCCCATGGCCGGTGTCTGTGTCCTGATCGCGTCCCAGGTCTGGCCGTTCCTGACGCTGTCGCCGCTGACCTGGTATCTGGAGTGCCTGGTGATGGGGCTGCCGCTGGCGGCGGGCTACGAGCTGCTGCTGCGTCGCGACGCCCGCCGGGCCAAGGCGAGGGGTGAGCCGCCTCGCCGTTTCGGCCGCGAGGTGATTTGCCTGCAGATGGAGGATCACTACGTCCGGGTCCACACGGCGGTCAGATCGGAATTAATCTTGATGCGGCTTTCGGACGCGGTCGCGCGCACCGGCCGTGAAGGCCTTCAGGTCCACCGCTCGTGGTGGGTGGCCAGGGACGCGGTCACAGAGGTGATCCGCGACGGCCGCAACCTCAGACTCAAGCTGTTGAACGGACTCGAAGTTCCGGTGGCCCGCAGGGCCGTGGTGCGCCTCAAGGCCTTGGGACTGGAGCCCAGCTGA
- a CDS encoding TonB-dependent receptor: MKSHLLAGAALGAILLGWANGAAAAAAAAEAVETASVDELVVLGRGEARQVQTVDGSDLQLEVAGASPLKMVEKLPNVNLQSADPFGAYEWSSRISIRGFDRNRLGFTLDGVPLGDMTYGNHNGLHISRAIAGENVGQATLAQGAGALGVASSSDLGGSLQFRSRAPSAEFAVLAAATAGSDDTYRGFVRLDSGELATGARGYLSYSYNTAGKWKGDGEQRQTQVNFKAVQPIGEGALTGWVNWSTRQENDYQDLSLEMISRLGPNWDNFAPNYAAAVQAAEIGNNRGETGVAPKFPAFGTVYPGKITNADDAYYDASGLRDDLIGAVTLDMPVTEALRVQATAYGHTNEGQGLWVTPYVASPNYGVAGATANDSPLSIRTTEYDISRRGVVAGATLTLGDHEIGGGLWYEGNDFTQARRFYALNRTSFSRDILAMQSGAFRTDWEYDFKTTTRKFYLSDIWSISDVLAVNFGFKSLSVENQATTVVGANKTGTIKAEENFLPQIGVRFDLTPDSQFFAGYSENMRAFASSGTSGPFSASQAGFNAIKNKLKPELSQTFEAGWRYKTSDFQGVVALYHVQFKNRLFGVAVGSGIQGNPAALANVGGVTAKGFEAAADWNFAPDWSLFASYAYNDSTYDDDTRDGNGAIVARTAGKTTVDTPENLFKADLNYDNGSLFGKFGLSYLSQRFFTYENDRGVPSQTLAELTLGYRFAGSPVLEGLELQLNVSNLFDEAYISTIDSNGFAIRGDSQTLLTGAPRQVFVTVRKTF, from the coding sequence ATGAAAAGCCATCTTCTCGCCGGCGCCGCTCTGGGCGCCATCCTGTTGGGCTGGGCCAATGGCGCGGCCGCCGCAGCCGCTGCCGCTGAGGCCGTTGAGACCGCCTCGGTTGATGAATTGGTGGTCTTAGGTCGTGGCGAAGCTCGACAAGTTCAGACGGTGGACGGATCGGACCTCCAGCTGGAGGTGGCCGGCGCCAGTCCGCTGAAGATGGTCGAGAAGCTGCCGAACGTGAACCTGCAGTCGGCCGACCCCTTCGGGGCCTACGAATGGTCCTCGCGCATCTCGATCCGCGGCTTTGACCGCAACCGCCTGGGCTTCACCCTGGACGGCGTGCCGCTTGGCGACATGACCTACGGCAACCATAACGGCCTGCACATCTCCCGCGCCATCGCCGGTGAGAACGTCGGCCAGGCGACCCTGGCCCAGGGCGCGGGCGCCCTGGGGGTGGCCTCATCGAGCGACCTGGGGGGCTCCCTGCAGTTCCGCTCCCGCGCGCCGTCCGCCGAGTTCGCGGTCCTGGCTGCGGCGACCGCAGGCTCCGACGACACCTACCGTGGCTTCGTCCGCCTCGATAGCGGCGAGCTGGCCACCGGCGCGCGCGGCTATCTCAGCTACTCCTACAATACCGCCGGCAAGTGGAAGGGCGACGGCGAGCAGCGCCAGACGCAGGTAAACTTCAAGGCTGTTCAGCCCATCGGCGAGGGCGCGCTCACCGGCTGGGTCAACTGGTCGACCCGCCAGGAGAACGACTATCAGGACCTGTCGCTGGAGATGATCAGCCGCCTGGGCCCGAACTGGGACAACTTCGCGCCCAACTATGCGGCCGCCGTGCAGGCGGCCGAGATCGGCAATAACCGCGGGGAGACCGGGGTCGCCCCGAAGTTCCCGGCCTTCGGGACCGTCTATCCGGGCAAGATCACCAATGCCGACGACGCCTATTACGACGCCTCGGGGTTGCGCGACGACCTGATCGGCGCCGTGACCCTGGACATGCCGGTGACGGAGGCCCTGCGCGTCCAGGCGACGGCCTATGGCCACACCAATGAGGGCCAGGGCCTTTGGGTGACGCCCTATGTGGCCTCGCCCAACTACGGCGTCGCTGGGGCCACGGCCAATGACTCTCCCCTGTCGATCCGTACGACCGAGTACGACATCAGCCGGCGCGGCGTCGTGGCTGGCGCGACCCTGACCCTGGGCGACCACGAGATTGGGGGCGGCCTCTGGTACGAGGGCAACGACTTCACCCAGGCCCGGCGCTTCTACGCCCTGAACCGCACCTCGTTCTCGCGGGACATCCTGGCGATGCAGTCGGGCGCCTTCCGTACAGACTGGGAGTACGATTTCAAGACCACCACCCGGAAGTTCTACCTGTCCGACATCTGGTCGATCAGCGACGTGCTGGCGGTCAATTTCGGTTTTAAATCGCTGTCGGTTGAGAACCAGGCCACCACCGTGGTGGGGGCCAACAAGACCGGGACGATTAAGGCCGAAGAGAACTTCCTGCCGCAGATCGGGGTCCGCTTCGACCTCACCCCCGACAGCCAATTCTTCGCCGGCTATTCGGAGAACATGCGCGCCTTCGCCAGCTCCGGCACCTCTGGTCCCTTCTCAGCGTCCCAGGCGGGCTTCAACGCCATCAAGAACAAGCTGAAGCCCGAGCTTTCCCAGACCTTTGAGGCCGGCTGGCGCTACAAGACCTCGGACTTCCAGGGCGTCGTGGCCCTTTACCATGTCCAGTTCAAGAACCGGCTGTTCGGTGTCGCGGTCGGCTCGGGCATCCAGGGCAATCCCGCTGCACTCGCCAATGTCGGCGGGGTGACGGCCAAGGGCTTCGAGGCCGCCGCGGACTGGAACTTCGCCCCCGACTGGTCGCTATTCGCCTCCTACGCCTACAACGACTCGACCTATGACGACGACACCCGCGACGGCAACGGCGCCATCGTCGCCCGCACCGCCGGCAAGACCACGGTCGACACGCCCGAGAACCTCTTCAAGGCCGATCTGAACTACGACAATGGGTCGCTGTTCGGGAAGTTCGGCCTGTCTTATCTGAGCCAGCGCTTCTTCACCTATGAGAACGACCGCGGCGTCCCCTCCCAGACCCTGGCCGAACTTACCCTGGGCTACCGGTTCGCCGGTTCGCCGGTGCTGGAGGGCCTGGAACTGCAGCTCAATGTCAGCAACCTGTTCGACGAAGCCTACATCTCCACTATCGACTCCAACGGCTTCGCTATCCGCGGCGACAGCCAGACCCTCCTGACTGGCGCTCCGCGGCAGGTCTTCGTCACGGTCCGCAAGACCTTCTAG
- a CDS encoding alkaline phosphatase family protein — translation MTLPRALIAALALALAATAPALAKPAEERLVLVTVDGLSWQELFHGADPARAADKTFVEDPAALKPQFIDVPDRARALTPFLHDVVAKQGVLLGDRDHGGCVRVTNDMWFSYPGYNEILTGRVDPAITSNEHGQNKNVTVLEWLNGQPGFQGKVRAVTSWNTFDDILAASRSKLAVNAGWATSASRTPMEATLARLQAQTPRRWAGVRFDLFTHGYALETLKHDKPRVLYVSYGETDDFAHDGLYDQTLIAARRTDAFIGELWAALQADPAYAGKTTLIVTTDHGRGTDARPEAWKSHGKPAWPGSDETWIAAIGPSIAPQVTPTKDCLGANQVAATGLKSLGLDWTAFDPAAGPPLAIFKAAGRVSQP, via the coding sequence ATGACCCTGCCACGCGCCCTCATCGCGGCCCTCGCCCTGGCCCTCGCCGCCACCGCTCCGGCCCTGGCCAAGCCGGCGGAAGAACGGTTGGTTCTCGTGACGGTGGACGGTCTGAGTTGGCAGGAGCTGTTCCACGGCGCCGACCCGGCCCGCGCGGCCGACAAGACCTTCGTCGAGGATCCCGCCGCCCTGAAGCCGCAGTTCATCGACGTTCCCGACCGCGCCCGCGCCCTGACCCCCTTCCTGCACGACGTGGTGGCTAAGCAGGGGGTCCTGTTGGGGGATCGCGACCACGGGGGCTGCGTCAGGGTCACCAACGACATGTGGTTCTCCTATCCCGGGTACAACGAGATCCTGACGGGCCGCGTCGATCCGGCCATCACCTCCAATGAGCACGGCCAAAACAAGAACGTCACGGTCCTGGAGTGGCTGAACGGCCAGCCGGGGTTCCAGGGGAAGGTCCGCGCGGTCACCTCGTGGAACACCTTCGACGACATTCTCGCCGCCTCCCGCAGCAAGCTTGCGGTCAACGCCGGTTGGGCCACTTCGGCCTCGCGCACGCCGATGGAGGCCACCCTGGCGCGCCTCCAGGCCCAGACCCCGCGCCGCTGGGCCGGGGTGCGGTTTGATCTCTTCACCCACGGCTACGCCCTGGAGACCCTGAAGCACGACAAGCCTCGGGTGCTCTATGTCTCCTATGGCGAGACCGACGACTTCGCCCACGACGGCCTCTACGACCAGACCCTGATCGCCGCGCGGCGCACCGACGCCTTCATCGGCGAGCTCTGGGCGGCCCTTCAGGCCGACCCGGCCTATGCCGGCAAGACCACGCTGATCGTCACCACCGATCACGGCCGCGGGACCGACGCCCGGCCCGAGGCGTGGAAGAGCCACGGCAAGCCCGCCTGGCCGGGTTCGGACGAGACCTGGATCGCCGCCATCGGTCCGTCCATCGCGCCCCAGGTCACGCCGACCAAGGACTGCCTGGGGGCCAATCAGGTGGCCGCCACGGGGCTCAAGTCGCTCGGACTGGACTGGACGGCCTTCGATCCTGCCGCCGGTCCGCCGCTGGCGATCTTCAAGGCGGCGGGCAGGGTGTCGCAGCCCTGA
- a CDS encoding alpha/beta hydrolase codes for MTLKYLPWLLVGLILLPMAVVAILVAFGTAPPPPPMPAVTAVAVAAAARQPQPSLQRFTARDGAPLAYRSYQPPGGSGEVAVLIHGSGGSSADMTILGQALAARGVPAFAPDIRGHGDSGTWGDIGHLGQLEEDLADFVAVIRRPYPRADLVLVGHSSGGGFVLRVAGAPQGRLFQRFILLAPYLGYAAPTSRPASGGWVASYTGRIIGLSILNRFGVHAFDGLPTLAFAGPAVAKPRTWSFRLMQNFAVSQSLGAGDAQGYRADAARAPGPILLLAGDRDEIMYAERYAQAFADLPRPVPITLLPGIGHMSLISDPSAVPTVARAIAGGTGEGLESLHGRTP; via the coding sequence ATGACCCTGAAGTACCTGCCCTGGCTGCTGGTCGGCCTGATCCTCCTGCCCATGGCTGTCGTGGCCATCCTCGTGGCCTTTGGAACCGCGCCGCCGCCGCCGCCCATGCCCGCCGTCACAGCGGTCGCTGTGGCCGCCGCCGCCCGTCAGCCCCAGCCGTCCCTGCAGCGCTTCACCGCCCGTGATGGCGCACCACTCGCCTATCGCAGCTACCAGCCGCCGGGCGGGTCCGGAGAGGTCGCGGTGCTGATCCATGGCTCGGGCGGCTCCAGCGCCGACATGACCATCCTGGGCCAGGCCCTGGCCGCCCGGGGCGTACCAGCCTTCGCGCCGGACATCCGCGGCCACGGCGACAGCGGGACCTGGGGCGACATCGGCCACCTGGGGCAGCTGGAGGAGGACCTCGCCGATTTCGTGGCGGTGATCCGAAGACCCTATCCGCGGGCAGATCTTGTCCTGGTGGGGCACTCCTCCGGCGGCGGCTTTGTCCTGCGCGTGGCCGGCGCGCCGCAGGGACGGCTGTTCCAGCGCTTTATCCTGCTGGCGCCCTATCTCGGCTACGCGGCGCCGACGTCGCGGCCAGCTAGCGGCGGCTGGGTGGCGTCATACACCGGACGGATCATCGGCCTGTCGATCCTCAACCGCTTCGGCGTCCACGCGTTCGACGGCCTGCCGACCCTGGCCTTCGCGGGACCGGCGGTCGCCAAGCCCCGCACCTGGTCCTTCCGCCTGATGCAGAACTTCGCGGTCAGCCAGAGCCTCGGCGCGGGCGACGCCCAGGGCTACCGCGCCGACGCCGCCCGCGCCCCGGGCCCCATTCTCCTGCTGGCCGGGGACCGCGACGAGATCATGTACGCCGAGCGCTATGCTCAAGCCTTTGCGGACCTCCCCCGCCCGGTTCCGATCACCCTCTTGCCGGGGATCGGGCACATGAGCCTGATCAGCGATCCTTCGGCCGTTCCGACGGTCGCCCGGGCCATCGCCGGTGGAACGGGGGAGGGGCTGGAGAGTTTGCACGGGCGAACCCCTTGA
- a CDS encoding M20/M25/M40 family metallo-hydrolase, with product MRKDILVAIVFGVALLAAAVANMTPKPLGVDAPAGVFSAGRAMVDDRVIAKVPHPVGSPANYAVRNYLVGRMTQLGLAPQVQRVDAFQERPGKEPLVIGGVVENLIGVLPGKDRKAPALALMAHYDSVPGSPGAADDAAGVSAALEVMRVLKAEGTPARDVVLLLTDGEEAGLLGATGFFQSHPLAKQLGFVINMESRGGGGRANMFETAPANGAVIDLFRKASTAPASSSLIVYLYKQLPNDTDFTVPRKAGIAGLNYAFIARQFDYHSPVSTPENLNQGSLQHLGDEVLATAREAAFAPALPGKAPDKVYANTLGNHLLTYPTLAGWGLLALTLAVMALGVWRARQADAFAWPDVAKGVGAALYLLLTSATLFMLARRVTGAGFGFYDQAKLLANVHLWEVALLGVGIGALLYAAAAVGRGRMRLAAAGLALLAGVLCTAFSGWNLIGLGIGGAGAVVALLAFGRPAGVAGTWTGILGLAFLAALVLQVVAPTAAFLIAWPLAFAALAGAVSAMGTWRPVAVPIVVALLAALALQWVLSFAHGVFIGIDLVEIQALFVWLSALLLWPLIHADPEETRPRTVALIVLAVGFAFVGLVRVIPPWSARHPQPAIITYVVQGATGQSKRFSLAPNAPDWARGVLKADGGHIVKDDPPIGLRTAPGDTLSAWAKPVNPLPPAVALNRLIDGSLEVKITPPAGARALAIDLRPTGKLTDATVNGRPAKILTEPGQWTRIYWQGAAQGVAIGFRAKGPGVIDTRYATTTEAWPADAKPLPKMPPKISGNSISGSTIVTGEQRFTW from the coding sequence TTGAGAAAAGACATCCTGGTGGCCATCGTCTTCGGGGTCGCCCTTCTCGCGGCGGCCGTGGCGAACATGACGCCCAAGCCCCTGGGCGTAGACGCGCCGGCCGGCGTCTTCTCCGCTGGCCGAGCCATGGTCGACGACCGGGTGATCGCCAAGGTTCCCCACCCCGTGGGCTCACCCGCCAACTATGCGGTGCGCAACTATCTGGTTGGCCGCATGACGCAGCTGGGCCTCGCCCCCCAGGTCCAACGCGTCGACGCCTTCCAGGAACGCCCGGGCAAGGAGCCCCTGGTGATCGGCGGGGTTGTCGAGAACCTGATCGGCGTGCTGCCCGGCAAGGACCGCAAGGCGCCGGCCCTGGCCTTGATGGCCCATTATGACAGCGTCCCGGGCTCCCCCGGCGCCGCCGACGATGCGGCCGGTGTCTCGGCCGCCCTGGAGGTGATGCGCGTCCTGAAGGCGGAGGGCACGCCCGCCCGCGACGTGGTCCTGCTGCTGACCGACGGCGAAGAGGCGGGCCTGCTGGGCGCCACCGGCTTCTTCCAGAGCCACCCCTTGGCAAAGCAGCTCGGCTTCGTCATCAACATGGAAAGCCGCGGCGGCGGCGGGCGGGCCAACATGTTCGAGACCGCGCCGGCCAACGGCGCGGTGATCGACCTGTTCCGCAAGGCCTCGACCGCGCCGGCCTCCAGCTCGCTGATCGTCTATCTCTACAAGCAGCTGCCCAATGACACGGACTTCACCGTGCCGCGCAAGGCCGGGATCGCGGGCCTAAACTACGCCTTCATCGCCCGGCAGTTCGACTATCACTCGCCCGTCTCGACGCCGGAGAACCTGAACCAGGGTAGCCTGCAGCACCTGGGGGACGAGGTGCTGGCCACGGCCCGCGAGGCCGCCTTCGCCCCTGCCCTGCCCGGCAAGGCGCCCGACAAGGTCTACGCCAACACGCTGGGCAATCACCTGCTCACCTACCCCACCCTGGCCGGGTGGGGCCTGCTGGCCCTGACCCTGGCCGTGATGGCGCTGGGGGTCTGGCGCGCACGGCAGGCCGACGCCTTCGCCTGGCCCGACGTGGCCAAGGGGGTCGGCGCGGCGCTCTATCTGCTGCTGACCTCGGCGACCTTGTTCATGCTGGCCCGCCGGGTCACGGGGGCCGGCTTCGGCTTCTATGACCAGGCCAAGCTGCTGGCCAATGTCCATCTCTGGGAAGTCGCCCTGCTGGGTGTCGGGATCGGCGCCTTGCTCTACGCCGCTGCCGCCGTGGGCCGGGGCCGCATGCGCCTGGCCGCCGCGGGCCTCGCCCTGTTGGCAGGCGTGCTCTGCACCGCCTTCTCCGGCTGGAACCTGATCGGACTGGGGATCGGCGGGGCCGGCGCCGTGGTGGCCCTGCTGGCCTTCGGACGTCCCGCCGGGGTCGCCGGGACCTGGACCGGAATCCTGGGGCTGGCCTTCCTGGCCGCCCTGGTGCTGCAGGTCGTGGCCCCGACCGCCGCCTTCCTGATCGCCTGGCCGCTGGCCTTCGCCGCCCTGGCCGGCGCGGTCAGCGCCATGGGGACCTGGCGGCCCGTCGCCGTGCCCATCGTCGTGGCCTTGCTGGCGGCGCTGGCCCTGCAATGGGTGCTGTCCTTCGCCCACGGGGTGTTCATCGGCATCGACCTGGTGGAAATCCAGGCCCTGTTCGTCTGGCTGTCGGCCCTGCTGCTCTGGCCGTTGATCCATGCGGACCCGGAGGAGACCCGTCCGCGCACCGTCGCCCTCATTGTCCTGGCCGTAGGCTTCGCGTTCGTCGGCCTGGTCCGCGTGATCCCGCCATGGAGCGCGCGCCACCCGCAGCCGGCCATCATCACCTATGTCGTCCAGGGCGCTACCGGCCAGTCCAAGCGCTTCAGCCTGGCGCCCAACGCCCCGGACTGGGCGCGCGGTGTGCTCAAGGCCGACGGCGGCCACATCGTGAAGGACGATCCGCCGATCGGCTTGCGCACCGCCCCCGGCGACACCCTGTCGGCCTGGGCCAAGCCCGTGAATCCGCTGCCGCCCGCCGTCGCCCTCAACCGGCTGATCGACGGATCTCTGGAGGTGAAGATCACACCCCCGGCCGGGGCTCGGGCGCTGGCCATCGACCTCCGCCCCACCGGCAAGCTGACCGACGCCACGGTGAACGGCCGTCCGGCCAAGATCCTCACCGAACCGGGCCAGTGGACCCGCATTTACTGGCAGGGCGCGGCCCAGGGCGTGGCCATCGGCTTCCGCGCCAAGGGCCCCGGCGTCATCGACACCCGTTACGCCACCACCACCGAGGCCTGGCCCGCCGACGCCAAGCCCCTGCCGAAAATGCCGCCCAAGATCTCAGGAAACTCCATCTCCGGCTCCACCATCGTCACCGGCGAGCAGCGGTTCACCTGGTGA
- the arsC gene encoding arsenate reductase (glutaredoxin) (This arsenate reductase requires both glutathione and glutaredoxin to convert arsenate to arsenite, after which the efflux transporter formed by ArsA and ArsB can extrude the arsenite from the cell, providing resistance.), with protein MSDITLYHNPACGTSRNTLALLREKGLEPTVVEYVKVGWTRDQLHDLTKVMGVGAHDILRVRGTRADELGLSDPAASDEVLFAAMILDPILVNRPIVVTPKGAALCRPAELVLSLL; from the coding sequence ATGAGCGACATCACCCTCTATCACAACCCCGCCTGCGGCACCTCACGCAACACGCTGGCCCTGCTGCGCGAGAAGGGCCTGGAGCCCACGGTCGTGGAATACGTGAAGGTCGGCTGGACGCGCGATCAACTGCACGACCTGACCAAGGTCATGGGTGTCGGAGCCCACGACATCCTGCGGGTGCGCGGCACCCGGGCCGACGAACTGGGGCTGAGCGACCCGGCCGCGTCGGACGAGGTCCTGTTCGCCGCCATGATCCTCGACCCTATTCTGGTGAATCGGCCTATTGTGGTGACACCGAAGGGGGCCGCCCTGTGCCGCCCCGCAGAGCTTGTGCTTAGTCTTCTGTAG
- a CDS encoding DeoR/GlpR family DNA-binding transcription regulator, whose amino-acid sequence MVRVKTPISKQQRQEQILAEVRANAAVRIADLADRFGTSTETIRRDLDLLGRQGLLNRTHGGGTPPLAFEADIRDRHRLMSRERWRIAQAAAALVEPGEAIMIDAGSTTLHLAIALADLNRPMVAVTNGLAIADALGKCAQIRVIVCPGELNAPQSGLVGPETWQFLKRLNANRAFIGASGLTTEGPTEAESSMAWVKRAMIERARTTSLLIDHGKFNVDMLEVVCPLSALHDVFTDQPPDTALVEALSGAATGLTVVA is encoded by the coding sequence ATGGTCCGGGTCAAGACTCCCATCTCGAAGCAGCAGCGCCAGGAGCAGATTCTGGCGGAGGTGCGCGCCAACGCCGCGGTGCGTATCGCCGACCTCGCTGACCGCTTCGGGACCTCCACCGAGACGATCCGTCGGGACCTGGACCTCCTGGGCCGCCAAGGTCTGCTGAATCGAACCCACGGCGGTGGCACCCCGCCGCTGGCCTTCGAGGCTGACATCCGCGACCGCCACCGGCTGATGTCGCGGGAACGCTGGCGTATCGCCCAGGCCGCCGCGGCCCTGGTGGAGCCGGGAGAGGCGATCATGATCGACGCCGGCTCCACTACTCTGCACCTCGCCATAGCCCTGGCCGATCTGAACCGGCCGATGGTGGCCGTCACCAACGGCCTGGCCATCGCCGACGCCTTGGGCAAGTGCGCCCAGATTCGGGTGATCGTCTGCCCCGGCGAGCTCAACGCCCCCCAGAGCGGCCTGGTTGGCCCCGAGACCTGGCAGTTCCTTAAACGCCTCAACGCCAATCGGGCCTTCATCGGCGCCAGCGGCTTGACCACTGAAGGGCCAACCGAGGCGGAGTCCTCCATGGCCTGGGTCAAGCGCGCCATGATCGAGCGAGCCCGGACCACCAGCCTGCTCATCGACCACGGCAAGTTCAACGTCGACATGCTGGAGGTCGTCTGCCCGCTCTCGGCCCTGCACGATGTTTTCACCGACCAGCCGCCGGACACCGCTCTGGTCGAGGCGCTCTCCGGCGCGGCAACCGGCCTGACCGTGGTCGCCTGA